The sequence NNNNNNNNNNNNNNNNNNNNNNNNNNNNNNNNNNNNNNNNNNNNNNNNNNNNNNNNNNNNNNNNNNNNNNNNNNNNNNNNNNNNNNNNNNNNNNNNNNNNNNNNNNNNNNNNNNNNNNNNNNNNNNNNNNNNNNNNNNNNNNNNNNNNNNNNNNNNNNNNNNNNNNNNNNNNNNNNNNNNNNNNNNNNNNNNNNNNNNNNNNNNNNNNNNNNNNNNNNNNNGTGTCACATTAATAATACAAGGTGGAGACTGTATACAGTTGTCTTCACCTGAAGTTTGATAGTTAAAAAtcattagatgataatttagttaaatttattaaatcATTTGGCAGTTCTCAAGTATCAATTTCATATAAAAACGACTGCACATGAGTTTTCACTGTAACGGAATCAtagaaacaaattaaaattaaagaacACTTTGGTTTGTTAGGATATTGCTGAGGAATGGGGAGTAGAAGCAATGCCAACCTTCATATTCTTCAAAGAAGGCAAGGCAGTGGATAGGGTTGTTGGTGCCAAGAAGGAAGAACTAGAACATGCAATAGCCAAGCATTCAGCTTCTTATTAAATTTGTTGCAATATCAATCCCTACTTTTTAGACCCAATTTGCTTATTATTCTCAAAATAAGATAATTCTAGATGGTTACTATCAATGAAGCTTTTGGTAACATTGctgcaataattttttttagttgatcTAGCTCTTTATATTATTTGTTTTAAACAAATGATTAACAAATAAGATAATAGGCAACTTAACATGGTTTAAAAGAAATCACAACCTtaatctcttaattttctctcttTCAACTTAGATACATTAACATTCAAGTACAAATAAATTTTGTATTCAATCACTTGTGGTCCATCTTGATGATAGATCAAAGTTATATCATAGAAAATATGGATATAACCAAATCAATGATTGAGCCAAGACTATGTACCATGTGAAGCTCAATTATCACATATATGATATGTAACTAACTAGTAACCACTCTTTATTCCCACCAACATTATCTACCATTTAATTTCCAGCAAAAGCCAGAGAGAACTTCAAAAGAAGACAAGCTATGTATATCATAATTATTATTCATAACTATATGAATGACCCCACTCACCATTTTGTATGCTCATATTCAATGTATTGTCCTCTTTACCAAAGATATTTTCCATGGATTCCCACCTAATTCCTCAAAAACTACTATTAAGTTCTTTGTTGGCTTTAACCATGATCTTGGAACATGATACCTACAAAATTATCCAAAGCAGAAAATGGGGTTATGTAAGTCTGTTATTACATTGTCCACTATAATAACAAATAAGGTAACAATATCTAGGGTGTGTTTCTTGTTTTCCTGGTTAAAAGTGACTTTTATTTatctaaattttattaaaaaaaataaaaagaaaaagttttccATCATTATTCTAGCATAGAGAGTAATTGCTAGTCACAAAACCAAAATGTGCACACCATTATGCATGGTTATAAAAATCGAACTGAATCAGTTAGTTTAATTGGGTTAATTGGAAATCGGTCATATGATCAGTTTAATTTAGACCAACACTAGTTGCAAAAAATAGGTTAAAGAATCATtggtttcaaaaatacccctaaattttattttatttcaattttatcccaaaaattttcgatttacatcaaatataccATTGACggcttaattttcaaaaaatttaagactaatctaacaataatacataaaaattatacttgatttgcttgtgttgagagttgttcttataaaattattgttgaattgatcttaaattttttgaaaaattagccgtcatgggtatatttgatgcaaatcgaaaactttcaagacaaaattgaaataaaataaaacttaaggatatttttgaaacttttatcaaactttaatgataaaaattatactttacccattattttattatatcagATTACACTTTGGTTAAAGGTGTAAACCTTTAAATTTCTAATTTTGTTCAGTTCAATGACCAATCAATTTTCAAAACCTTGCTATTATGTTACTCTACACAAGTGCAAAAAGTCAACGGCTTGCACACAAGTAAATATTGAAAGTGATTtgtaaggtgaaaactcaggtgcagccAACTTCATGTGAAGCTGATAActgagagccgttaaatgatttgaataatttgattaaattttcatctaacgactctcagttaTCAACGTCACGTGAAGttaactgcacctgagtttccacaaATTCGTAAACACgcaagaaaaaatgaaaataaaaaaggtACCATCTTTGAGTTGGTTGTCCACAACCAAGTTGGCATTTTGCAGGTCTATAAGTGCCAGCATAGTTGCAAGAATTGCATTGACCCTTTGCATAAACCATCCAATATCTTCCTATGCTTTCTCCATTGATCCATACTTGACCCTTTCCCATGCTTCCAAGGTCCAATGCCAATGGTTCATTTCCATCAGGTGCATTGAAATATGCCTGAAAAGGTTCCAATTTCAATATATTTGAACCAACCAATTAttgtattatttaaaaaaaaaaaaaactataactCANNNNNNNNNNNNNNNNNNNNNNNNNNNNNNNNNNNNNNNNNNNNNNNNNNNNNNNNNNNNNNNNNNNNNNNNNNNNNNNNNNNNNNNNNNNNNNNNNNNNNNNNNNNNNNNNNNNNNNNNNNNNNNNNNNNNNNNNNNNNNNNNNNNNNNNNNNNNNNNNNNNNNNNNNNNNNNNNNNNNNNNNNNNNNNNNNNNNNNNNNNNNNNNNNNNNNNNNNNNNNNNNNNNNNNNNNACTATAACTCCATTAGCATGCTATTGTTTTTACCTTGTGCCATTTCAATTGGGGCTGGTTTTGAGTGGCTAGTGACTCTCTAACCCAATCAACAGATGAGACCTTAATTGGAGACACCAAATTCATAGCTTCTCCTTTAAGACCAACCTGTTTATGAATACAATACATTATTTTATATTCAAAGAATACTATgtgcttgtttgggcgccattattttgataaaaaaagatattttttcaatgaaaaaagatctttttttattttttagcgtgtttggcaaatttctaatagtaaaagtaaaagcattagaaaaataaaaaaaaaaaacatcttttttgagaagttgtaatttacatatttttttaaaagatctttttctcttaaaaaaaaaatgttttttatgtaataaataaacaaaaaagtacttttatattgttatacccaaacataactaataaataaaaagatctttttgcatgagatatccaaacataaaattacttgtacttttccataagatctttttaaaaaaaataactcaaaaagatatttttttagaaaCTCATCCAAACAAACTCTATGTATATATGAAGAAGCAATATAAAAAATCAATGATACCTGGTAGGACCACCTTTGCCATGTCAAATCTTTCTGTCCATGATCGAGACCTTGGATGGAAACTCCGGAGATACCTGTCTTCCATGTTTCATAACGGAATCCAACATTCTAAGACAAAATAATGAACCAGTAATGAGTGCATGTTGAATTAAACACTTGACTTAGAGTACAAGTAATGGAGTACTAACCGGCAATCCAGCGGCTATGCTGAGTAGTGCTATTTTGTTAGATCCGGCATGGAGGTTGACAGGGCCATTGAATGTGAAACTTCTTCTTTCCATTGTCCCAAAAGCAGAACCTACAAATTGTCCATTCACAAACACATGGACCGCGTCGCCTTCCGAATGCACATTGATGCTAGGCTTGTGTCCGCCTCGAAGAGACGATTCTGATGAACTAATGTCAACACTggaaatgaaaacagaaaatagtTGAGAAATGCACAAAAACTAATAACTTTTCATAGTgagtgttagaatataattaggatcaattagtattatttagtatatctgaatatttattatagaatattacgtctttattattatgattctcttaatacctataaatatccttttatattgtatcattctagacaacttgaatacacttaATATTACACAACACACTCAATAATATATAAATCATTTCtctagtttagtctcttgtttctaacagtgAGAATTGCCAACATTCAATCAGAATTTTAGCTTTACCTGGTAATGTACCACAAGTAGTCACTAGTGTCTCTGGTAACACTGATCTGTTCCTTAAGACCAGAACCTGAAATCCTTGAAGATTCCTCTAAAGAATTCACATCCTCATCATAGGTCTCCCATGATAAGAATTTTGAATTGCTTGGTAACATTTGTGCTGCTGAAGGTTTAGTCCTCACCTTCATCAAATTCATATAACAATAATTCAATCAGTAATTTGATGCAAATATAAAGGCTGATGataagaaatatatatattattttaagatGCTCTTACTCTTGCAGTGTTGAAAACATCTGTTTTGCAATCAGGAAGAATGCTTATGGACCAAGCAGGCAAGTCATAGTGTCTGCCATTGAATGTCACTCGAGCCACAGAATTCGAGTGGTAGTTCGACAGAAAAGCTGCACAAGTTCTTCCAGAAGAGAATACATGAGCCTGCAAAAAGAGAAGGACCATTGAAAGGGTAGTTTATTTGTATATACAACTTAAAAGTTGAAATACCTGCTCATATGTTCCTAAAGGTTTAACAACAGGATCTGAAGAAACCAAAGCAGGTTCACATTGCTTAATAGCTTCATGAAGATCCTTCAAATGACTGTATTTAGGTTCTCTAATCAATCCTGAACAAATTCAAGAACCATCCAATTACATGTATGTTCATTATACGATGGGATCTTAGTTAAATTGAGGaataaacaaaataatcaaagaaTATATTAATCTCACCATACTCATCAATTGGAGCATCATAGTCATAGCTTGTAGTAATGAATGGGCCTCCAGCTGATCTTCCAAAATTGGTTCCTCCATGGTACTATCatcaataattattaattaaccaCATTtgtaaaaatcaattttatatattattgcaAACTAGTCCTCGGTTTTAAAATAACTGCCAATTCAAGTTTTGCTAAATTTGtgcattaaaaaattaatatatcaaaataaaattatatgatATACCAATTTAGTTAAGGCGAGGAAATAAATTAACAAAGGTGACCAACCATGTAGTAATTAAAATATGAGCCTCCACTTTGAATAAAACGAGCAACTCCAAATGCTAGATCCTCAACAGGTCGTTGGTAAATTGGTCCACCAAATTCAGTAAACCTAATAATTCAAAATAGTAAGAATTAAGAAACTAATTTCATCAACACTATGATATTAttatgccaatgagttatagctcaaaaaaaaaaaaaagactattatattattattatatcataGGTATCTTACCAGCCACTCCAAGACTCAGTCCAAAGTTTAGGCTTGTATGGTTTGTTTGGAGTGAAATAGTCACAGTAGAATCCGTTACAAGTATTTATCTGTAgtgaaaaaattaaatgaaatgaaTTTATAGATATTTGCATTTTACTCCCTAAACTTTCTCAAATTGCATATTGACCTTGTAAGCAAAATTTTCATCAATGGttactaaggtagcgtttggtggagagataaagacggaaagactgagattgagagacagagactaaaagacagagattaaaataaatctcagtattctggttggtgcaaaatgggagacaaaaattgaaacaagaatgaaactctaatttaatttgcacaaagaataaaattggaattaattaattgaaataagggtattttaggtataaaatgttattaaagtttcagtctccatctctaaaaattttagtccccagTGTCCCTATTTTTTGGagatactgaaatactgaaattttggagacagaaacagaaattttaataccaatctctgaactaacaaacatgatactgagtctcaatctctcagtctctgtttcagtatctcaaaacaaacactacctaaaaaAGCTAATAAGAGTGTcaaaattgcatttttttttatttttgaaggaCTAAAGTGAAAATAGTGTAAAGCTTAAGGACTAAAGTGCAATATATGAACTCACAATAGGATCTGGGGCATCATCTTCTTTGCACATAACCCAAGGGACTCCAGTGGCTAACCCAACAGCCATTCTTGCAGCCCAGTTTACATATGAATGACCAGCTGCTCCAAGTGACTTGCTTTGTGGTCCATATTCATTCTCAATCTaccaattcaaaataattttgaatttcaagATGTAACATAGTGAAGGTACATTTGGCCtctgttttcattttttattttctgctTTTAAAATGTTATAAGTGGGAGGTGAAAACAAAAA is a genomic window of Arachis ipaensis cultivar K30076 chromosome B06, Araip1.1, whole genome shotgun sequence containing:
- the LOC107645280 gene encoding beta-galactosidase 5, whose amino-acid sequence is METNSVSKLRFLFFMCVLFVGCDLIQCSVTYDKKAIVINGQRRILISGSIHYPRSTPEMWEDLITKAKNGGLDVIDTYVFWNVHEPSPGNYNFEGRYDLVRFIKTVQKVGLYVHLRIGPYVCAEWNFGGFPVWLKYVPGISFRTDNGPFKVKMHRFTEKIVQMMKNEKLFQSQGGPIILSQIENEYGPQSKSLGAAGHSYVNWAARMAVGLATGVPWVMCKEDDAPDPIINTCNGFYCDYFTPNKPYKPKLWTESWSGWFTEFGGPIYQRPVEDLAFGVARFIQSGGSYFNYYMYHGGTNFGRSAGGPFITTSYDYDAPIDEYGLIREPKYSHLKDLHEAIKQCEPALVSSDPVVKPLGTYEQAHVFSSGRTCAAFLSNYHSNSVARVTFNGRHYDLPAWSISILPDCKTDVFNTARVRTKPSAAQMLPSNSKFLSWETYDEDVNSLEESSRISGSGLKEQISVTRDTSDYLWYITSVDISSSESSLRGGHKPSINVHSEGDAVHVFVNGQFVGSAFGTMERRSFTFNGPVNLHAGSNKIALLSIAAGLPNVGFRYETWKTGISGVSIQGLDHGQKDLTWQRWSYQVGLKGEAMNLVSPIKVSSVDWVRESLATQNQPQLKWHKAYFNAPDGNEPLALDLGSMGKGQVWINGESIGRYWMVYAKGQCNSCNYAGTYRPAKCQLGCGQPTQRWYHVPRSWLKPTKNLIVVFEELGGNPWKISLVKRTIH